From Verrucomicrobiia bacterium, one genomic window encodes:
- a CDS encoding cupin domain-containing protein: protein MASTIAFVLRITTGERPMKIASVKEIPSEKVDMDGAKDCQVKLVVTARDGAPNFAMRIFEVSPGGHTPLHHHPYEHEIFVMEGQGTVWRDGKEVAIKPGDVLYIPADEQHQFKNASDQAFKFMCLIPAKFQKC, encoded by the coding sequence ATGGCTTCCACAATAGCGTTTGTGCTAAGAATAACAACCGGAGAACGACCCATGAAGATTGCCAGCGTCAAAGAGATTCCTTCGGAGAAGGTGGACATGGATGGCGCGAAGGATTGCCAGGTCAAGCTTGTGGTGACGGCACGCGATGGCGCGCCGAATTTCGCAATGCGCATTTTCGAAGTTTCGCCCGGCGGCCATACGCCGTTGCACCATCACCCCTATGAGCATGAGATTTTTGTGATGGAAGGGCAGGGGACGGTCTGGCGTGATGGCAAGGAAGTGGCGATCAAGCCCGGGGACGTTCTTTACATTCCAGCCGACGAACAACACCAATTCAAGAACGCCAGCGACCAGGCCTTTAAGTTTATGTGCCTGATCCCGGCGAAATTCCAGAAATGCTGA